The DNA window TTTTAACTGAGTATAAAAATCCTCATAATCTCCTATATCCGTAAAATCTATATATACTGTTTTCATATTAAGTTGAATTTCCAATTTTTATTTTTTAAAAAAGTTTTACATTTTGGGCAGAAATCAATTTCCTCATCTGTAGGATTTTTACCTTCTGCACTTCTCATAAAACACTTTTTCTCAGGACAGTGTTTTAGTCCTTGTGTATGACCAATTTCATGAATAGCAATTTTAAAAAGCTGTTCATCGTTTTTTTCTTTATTTAATCTAAAGTTTGAAGCAACACATGCTTTTCCAGGTCTATAACCCAAACCCATGATTCCAAAATCACTTACTTTGCCCTTAGTTGTGCTAATATCTTTTGAGGTTAACCCAATGGTTACAAAACCCTCTTTAGTTTTTTCACTTAGAAATTTGATTATCGAATCTGCTTTATAACGTCTTCTATCATTATAATAGGCATTTTTAGGCAAATCTAAGGGTTCCAAAACTTTTATCTTTGGATAGATTTTCTTTATCTCATTAGTTACAAATTTTACGCTTTCAGGGTTTAAATCTTTAAAAGGCTGAACTAATATGATCATCCCATTGTTTTCCTTTTCTGATATTTGCGGTTTATCCGAACAGGAAAGTATAATTATTGAGAGTATAAATAAGAAAAAACTACTGCTTTTCAAAACTTTTGTAATGGTTTTTAGTCAGGTAAACATCGCCGTTTTTTGTAAAGATAATTCGATCTGCATTTCTGTTTCCACAGCTGTAGTTAACATCTGCTTCAAAATACTGATCACCCTTCGGAAGACCACCTTCTCTGTTACCAAAGTGGTCACCACCAATTGCTCTTCCTGGTAAAACTTCACAAAGATTTCCCTTAGAAGGATTCCAGCCTTGGTTTCGGGCTTCATTTTTTGTCATGTAATAATCTGGAAGTTTATGGTTTTGTTTTACATAAGTAATCACGGTTTTCTCAGCCGTCAACTGATCGATAGTCTGTTGATCCGCTGAATTGGCTGAAGTACTGCTATATTCTACTTTTGGACCCTGAACATCTTTTTTGGGATCCGAAAATTTATTAAATACATACATCACGGACATTCCGAATAAAAGTCCAAGACAGGCAAAAAATAAAGGTCTCATTTTACTATTCATAATTTACAAATTAAGATCGCCATTCTTCAGGAACATCACAAACAGGAATAGGATTTATCTTATGTTGTGCTGCTTTATGCATTCTGTCGAAAATTAAAAATACTTCCTTATCACGTCCTTCATAATCTTCTACAGTCTTGGTTCCATATTCTTTTTGAATTTTTTCAAGCTCAGGATATGTGGCGCCAATTTGTTGTTCGTCCGTTCTTTCGGCATCCCAAAGCCCATCCGTAGGAATAGCCTCCTGAATATTCTTAACCAGATTTAAAGCGGTTGCCAATTTGTAAACCTCGGTTTTATAGAGATCAGCAATAGGAGATACATCGACACCACCGTCACCATATTTCGTATAAAATCCGATTCCAAAATCTTCTACTTTATTTCCTGTTCCACAAACCAATAATCCATTGATCTGCCCATAATAATATAAAGTAAGCATTCTTAAACGAGCCCTTGTATTAGCGAAAGCCAATTTTTCATTGGGATAAAGATCATCTTTTACATCAAAGGTTTTATACAGTTCTTCAAAAGCGGGAGTTAAATTAACAGACATTACTTCTACATTGGGAAATCTCGATTTCAAGTCATTCATATGTTCCCAAGCACGGTTTACCTGATCTTCTTTCTGACGGATCGGCATTTCAATTAATAAGGTTTTCAGCCCTGTCATTGCCGCCAGTGTAGAAACTACCCCAGAATCTACCCCTCCTGAAACTCCAATTACATATCCATTTACTTTTGACTTTTCAGCATACTCTTTTAGCCAGCTTACAATATGATCAATTATTTTTTGTGTCTGCATTATTTATATTTTTAATCTATTCCAAATTCTTTGCGGTATTTTACTACCCCTTTTACATTTTTTAAACCATCTTGTATTAGTTCTATAGCCATTCCATTTTCTTCCGGAATCTCAAAAGGAAAAGTGATTCCAAAATTAGTTGTTTTTTTATATCCAAACTTTGGATAATAATTTTCGTGACCTATTAAAATTACAGATTCATAACCTAATTCTTTTGCGATCTTATGTCCATATTCTATCAGCTTGCTTCCTATTCCTTTACTTTGATATTCAGGTTTTACTGAAACGGGTGCTAATGATAAGGAGCTAAAGATTTCCGAATCACTTCGAATAAAAAGCTTTGTGAAAAGGATATGGCCAACAATTTCGTTGTTTATTTCTGCAACAATAGATAATTCAGGAATGAAAGCATCAGACTTTCTAAGCTTTTCTACTAAAAAATGTTCCTGATGATCACTGTAGTCAGCATCTTTAAATGCCTCTTCTACAAGATTGAAAACCTGAGAATAATCTTTTTCCTGTTCCTGCCTTAAGATCATTAGTTTGAATTGTATTTTTCACGCTTTAATTCATACCAAAAACAAAGTCCATCGGGTTCTTCAAATTCTCCGGTTTTTTCAAATCCTAATTTTTTTAAAACATGAATAGAACCGTCATTTTCACAATGAGCGCATGCATAAATTATCTCTTTATCAAGATCATTAAAACCAAAATCTAAAGACGCCTTTGCAGATTCTACGGCATAACCTTTGCCCCAAAATTCTGGAATAAAACGATAACCTAATTCATAAATATTATTGTAACCATTTATCTCTTTGGTAATAAATTTTAACCCGCTCCATCCAATAAGTAAGTTACTTTCTTTTTCGATCACAGCAAGTCTTCCAACACAAGTATCTTTATATTGCTGCTGGATCATTTTAATTATATTTTCAGATTCTTTAATATCCGTTACAGGAGGTGTACCTACATACTTCACCACTTCCGGGTTGGAGTCGAGAAGAAAAAGGCGCTCAGCATCATGATCTTCGAGCCTTCTTAAAATGAGTCTTTCAGTTTCTAGTTGCATTAGTTTGTTTTTTTTTAAAATTCAATATAAGAAAAGACTTTAAGCAATAGAAAAATGAAAATTTATAATGAAACAAGGTGTTTATTTTATTTTTCATGATGACATTGTGTTTAAATCCGTATTTTCGTACACTTAAATTTCATGTAAAAATAATGAAGATTTTTAGAACTATTGCGCTTTCTTCGATTTTAGTTTTGGCACTTTATTCTTGTAAAAAAGAATCTCAGAACCAATGGAAAGTCGAATTGAAAGATCCTGTTGAAAAAGTAGAACTGACCGATATTTCCAAACAATTCTATGACCAGAGTATTCCATTGGAAAAATTTAAGGCTGAGTTTCCCTGGTTTCAGGGAACGGTTTCTGATGAAGATTTTAGAAAGA is part of the Chryseobacterium paludis genome and encodes:
- a CDS encoding matrixin family metalloprotease, with translation MIILVQPFKDLNPESVKFVTNEIKKIYPKIKVLEPLDLPKNAYYNDRRRYKADSIIKFLSEKTKEGFVTIGLTSKDISTTKGKVSDFGIMGLGYRPGKACVASNFRLNKEKNDEQLFKIAIHEIGHTQGLKHCPEKKCFMRSAEGKNPTDEEIDFCPKCKTFLKNKNWKFNLI
- the nadE gene encoding NAD(+) synthase, which gives rise to MQTQKIIDHIVSWLKEYAEKSKVNGYVIGVSGGVDSGVVSTLAAMTGLKTLLIEMPIRQKEDQVNRAWEHMNDLKSRFPNVEVMSVNLTPAFEELYKTFDVKDDLYPNEKLAFANTRARLRMLTLYYYGQINGLLVCGTGNKVEDFGIGFYTKYGDGGVDVSPIADLYKTEVYKLATALNLVKNIQEAIPTDGLWDAERTDEQQIGATYPELEKIQKEYGTKTVEDYEGRDKEVFLIFDRMHKAAQHKINPIPVCDVPEEWRS
- a CDS encoding ribonuclease domain-containing protein; its protein translation is MNSKMRPLFFACLGLLFGMSVMYVFNKFSDPKKDVQGPKVEYSSTSANSADQQTIDQLTAEKTVITYVKQNHKLPDYYMTKNEARNQGWNPSKGNLCEVLPGRAIGGDHFGNREGGLPKGDQYFEADVNYSCGNRNADRIIFTKNGDVYLTKNHYKSFEKQ
- a CDS encoding GNAT family N-acetyltransferase translates to MQLETERLILRRLEDHDAERLFLLDSNPEVVKYVGTPPVTDIKESENIIKMIQQQYKDTCVGRLAVIEKESNLLIGWSGLKFITKEINGYNNIYELGYRFIPEFWGKGYAVESAKASLDFGFNDLDKEIIYACAHCENDGSIHVLKKLGFEKTGEFEEPDGLCFWYELKREKYNSN
- a CDS encoding GNAT family N-acetyltransferase, with product MILRQEQEKDYSQVFNLVEEAFKDADYSDHQEHFLVEKLRKSDAFIPELSIVAEINNEIVGHILFTKLFIRSDSEIFSSLSLAPVSVKPEYQSKGIGSKLIEYGHKIAKELGYESVILIGHENYYPKFGYKKTTNFGITFPFEIPEENGMAIELIQDGLKNVKGVVKYRKEFGID